From the Kogia breviceps isolate mKogBre1 chromosome 3, mKogBre1 haplotype 1, whole genome shotgun sequence genome, one window contains:
- the BBOF1 gene encoding basal body-orientation factor 1 isoform X1 codes for MPSKGKDEKKGKGIGKGKGKDKDKKKKMIKVEESAVERAKANASFWEARLEVTELSRIEYRDTSRRLAKCNEELKKQQYRMEKDTMSVLNYLKKQDQEKDNLIEKLKQQLNETMEKAQEEKEKLEQKYTVQISELEGQFHQKAREIGMIQTELKTIKQFQKRKIQVEKELDDLKEDLRNTEQKHQETLRRLEGRFLEEKHRLEKEAEKKIIMLADKAHHEAVVQLNNAGRAVFKENIYLQKALAYHLKEADALQKNSQKLQETQTFLLQQKEINDLLVKEKIMQLTQQRLEIQTLQKKVVSLDTALSCMTKEFETEVLKLQQQAMVENQAGQIEIFKLQHLLQMKDKEMNRVKKLAKNILDERTEVERFFLDALHQVKQQILFSRKHYKQVAQAAFNFKMREACAGRTEYPKIRTFDGREHSTNSVNQDLMEANKWTNIQGNLDIGDLTWEQKEKVLRLLFAKMNGFVPRKYSQSSRPPVPDYIGPDDETTKEFGDENKLQDQTFITQQVPVLESTGELVIPNIQKGSQESDIVRSL; via the exons ATGCCATCGAAGGGAAAGGAcgaaaagaaagggaagggtaTAGGTAAAGGCAAAGGCAAAGACAAAGACAAGAAGAA GAAGATGATAAAAGTTGAGGAATCTGCCGTGGAGAGAGCCAAGGCCAATGCCTCCTTTTGGGAGGCTAGGCTGGAAGTCACAGAACTCTCTAGGATTGAGTATCGTGATACTTCCCGGAGACTGGCAAAATGTAATGAGGAATTAAAGAAACAGCAGTATAGAATGGAGAAAGACACGATGTCTGTATTGAACTACCTGAAGAAACAGGATCAGGAGAAAGATAATCTG attgaaaaactgaaacagcaATTGAATGAAACTATGGAAAAAGcccaagaagagaaggaaaaattg GAACAAAAATATACTGtgcaaataagtgagctggagggACAGTTCCATCAAAAAGCCAGAGAAATTGGCATGATTCAGACAGagctgaaaacaataaaacaattccAGAAGAGGAAAATCCAAGTAGAGAAAGAATTAGATGat ctgaAGGAGGACTTAAGGAACACAGAGCAGAAACATCAGGAGACTCTTAGGAGATTGGAAGGCAGGTTTTTGGAAGAAAAG caccGACTAGAAAAAGAGGCTGAGAAGAAGATAATAATGCTGGCAGACAAAGCCCACCATGAAGCTGTTGT GCAATTGAACAATGCTGGAAGAGCTGTTTTTAAAGAGAATATTTATCTCCAGAAAGCTCTCGCATACCACCTGAAGGAAGCTGATGCTCTACAAAAAAACTCTCAGAAGTTGCAAGAGACTCAGACTTTCCTTTTACAGCAAAAG GAAATCAATGATCTGTTGGTTAAGGAAAAGATAATGCAGCTTACCCAGCAGAGATTAGAAATCCAAACTCTTCAGAAGAAGGTAGTAAGCTTGGACACTGCCCTGAGTTGTATGACCAAAGAGTTTGAGACTGAAGTTTTAAAACTGCAGCAGCAGGCAATGGTAGAGAACCAAGCGGGTCAGATTGAAATTTTCAAGCTGCAGCATCTTCTTCAGATGAAGGACAAGGAAATGAATCGAGTAAAGAAGCTGGCCAAGAACATACTAGATGAAAGAACAGAAGTGGAAAGATTCTTTTTAGATGCTCTACACCAAGTAAAGCAACAGATCCTATTTAGCAGAAAGCATTATAAACAGGTAGCACAAGctgctttcaattttaaaatgagagaggCATGTGCAGGAAGAACAGAATATCCCAAAATCCGAACATTTGATGGCAGAGAGCACAGCACCAACAGTGTGAATCAGGATCTTATGGAGGCCAATAAATG GACAAATATTCAAGGAAATTTGGACATTGGAGATTTGACCTGggagcagaaagagaaagtctTGAGGTTGCTGTTTGCAAAAATGAATGGCTTTGTTCCTAG GAAATACAGCCAGAGTTCTAGACCTCCAGTTCCAGACTATATTGGTCCTGATGATGAAACAACAAAGGAGTTTGG GGATGAAAATAAGCTTCAAGATCAAACCTTCATCACCCAGCAAGTACCAGTCTTAGAATCTACTGGTGAACTGGTGATACCCAATATTCAGAAAGGATCACAAGAGTCTGACATAGTAAGGAGTCTGTAA
- the BBOF1 gene encoding basal body-orientation factor 1 isoform X3: MPSKGKDEKKGKGIGKGKGKDKDKKKKMIKVEESAVERAKANASFWEARLEVTELSRIEYRDTSRRLAKCNEELKKQQYRMEKDTMSVLNYLKKQDQEKDNLIEKLKQQLNETMEKAQEEKEKLEQKYTVQISELEGQFHQKAREIGMIQTELKTIKQFQKRKIQVEKELDDLKEDLRNTEQKHQETLRRLEGRFLEEKHRLEKEAEKKIIMLADKAHHEAVVQLNNAGRAVFKENIYLQKALAYHLKEADALQKNSQKLQETQTFLLQQKEINDLLVKEKIMQLTQQRLEIQTLQKKVVSLDTALSCMTKEFETEVLKLQQQAMVENQAGQIEIFKLQHLLQMKDKEMNRVKKLAKNILDERTEVERFFLDALHQVKQQILFSRKHYKQVAQAAFNFKMREACAGRTEYPKIRTFDGREHSTNSVNQDLMEANKWTNIQGNLDIGDLTWEQKEKVLRLLFAKMNGFVPRKYSQSSRPPVPDYIGPDDETTKEFGDENKLQDQTFITQQVPVLESTGELVIPNIQKGSQESDIGNN; the protein is encoded by the exons ATGCCATCGAAGGGAAAGGAcgaaaagaaagggaagggtaTAGGTAAAGGCAAAGGCAAAGACAAAGACAAGAAGAA GAAGATGATAAAAGTTGAGGAATCTGCCGTGGAGAGAGCCAAGGCCAATGCCTCCTTTTGGGAGGCTAGGCTGGAAGTCACAGAACTCTCTAGGATTGAGTATCGTGATACTTCCCGGAGACTGGCAAAATGTAATGAGGAATTAAAGAAACAGCAGTATAGAATGGAGAAAGACACGATGTCTGTATTGAACTACCTGAAGAAACAGGATCAGGAGAAAGATAATCTG attgaaaaactgaaacagcaATTGAATGAAACTATGGAAAAAGcccaagaagagaaggaaaaattg GAACAAAAATATACTGtgcaaataagtgagctggagggACAGTTCCATCAAAAAGCCAGAGAAATTGGCATGATTCAGACAGagctgaaaacaataaaacaattccAGAAGAGGAAAATCCAAGTAGAGAAAGAATTAGATGat ctgaAGGAGGACTTAAGGAACACAGAGCAGAAACATCAGGAGACTCTTAGGAGATTGGAAGGCAGGTTTTTGGAAGAAAAG caccGACTAGAAAAAGAGGCTGAGAAGAAGATAATAATGCTGGCAGACAAAGCCCACCATGAAGCTGTTGT GCAATTGAACAATGCTGGAAGAGCTGTTTTTAAAGAGAATATTTATCTCCAGAAAGCTCTCGCATACCACCTGAAGGAAGCTGATGCTCTACAAAAAAACTCTCAGAAGTTGCAAGAGACTCAGACTTTCCTTTTACAGCAAAAG GAAATCAATGATCTGTTGGTTAAGGAAAAGATAATGCAGCTTACCCAGCAGAGATTAGAAATCCAAACTCTTCAGAAGAAGGTAGTAAGCTTGGACACTGCCCTGAGTTGTATGACCAAAGAGTTTGAGACTGAAGTTTTAAAACTGCAGCAGCAGGCAATGGTAGAGAACCAAGCGGGTCAGATTGAAATTTTCAAGCTGCAGCATCTTCTTCAGATGAAGGACAAGGAAATGAATCGAGTAAAGAAGCTGGCCAAGAACATACTAGATGAAAGAACAGAAGTGGAAAGATTCTTTTTAGATGCTCTACACCAAGTAAAGCAACAGATCCTATTTAGCAGAAAGCATTATAAACAGGTAGCACAAGctgctttcaattttaaaatgagagaggCATGTGCAGGAAGAACAGAATATCCCAAAATCCGAACATTTGATGGCAGAGAGCACAGCACCAACAGTGTGAATCAGGATCTTATGGAGGCCAATAAATG GACAAATATTCAAGGAAATTTGGACATTGGAGATTTGACCTGggagcagaaagagaaagtctTGAGGTTGCTGTTTGCAAAAATGAATGGCTTTGTTCCTAG GAAATACAGCCAGAGTTCTAGACCTCCAGTTCCAGACTATATTGGTCCTGATGATGAAACAACAAAGGAGTTTGG GGATGAAAATAAGCTTCAAGATCAAACCTTCATCACCCAGCAAGTACCAGTCTTAGAATCTACTGGTGAACTGGTGATACCCAATATTCAGAAAGGATCACAAGAGTCTGACATA
- the BBOF1 gene encoding basal body-orientation factor 1 isoform X2 gives MPSKGKDEKKGKGIGKGKGKDKDKKKKMIKVEESAVERAKANASFWEARLEVTELSRIEYRDTSRRLAKCNEELKKQQYRMEKDTMSVLNYLKKQDQEKDNLIEKLKQQLNETMEKAQEEKEKLEQKYTVQISELEGQFHQKAREIGMIQTELKTIKQFQKRKIQVEKELDDLKEDLRNTEQKHQETLRRLEGRFLEEKHRLEKEAEKKIIMLADKAHHEAVVQLNNAGRAVFKENIYLQKALAYHLKEADALQKNSQKLQETQTFLLQQKEINDLLVKEKIMQLTQQRLEIQTLQKKVVSLDTALSCMTKEFETEVLKLQQQAMVENQAGQIEIFKLQHLLQMKDKEMNRVKKLAKNILDERTEVERFFLDALHQVKQQILFSRKHYKQVAQAAFNFKMREACAGRTEYPKIRTFDGREHSTNSVNQDLMEANKWTNIQGNLDIGDLTWEQKEKVLRLLFAKMNGFVPRKYSQSSRPPVPDYIGPDDETTKEFGDENKLQDQTFITQQVPVLESTGELVIPNIQKGSQESDINAK, from the exons ATGCCATCGAAGGGAAAGGAcgaaaagaaagggaagggtaTAGGTAAAGGCAAAGGCAAAGACAAAGACAAGAAGAA GAAGATGATAAAAGTTGAGGAATCTGCCGTGGAGAGAGCCAAGGCCAATGCCTCCTTTTGGGAGGCTAGGCTGGAAGTCACAGAACTCTCTAGGATTGAGTATCGTGATACTTCCCGGAGACTGGCAAAATGTAATGAGGAATTAAAGAAACAGCAGTATAGAATGGAGAAAGACACGATGTCTGTATTGAACTACCTGAAGAAACAGGATCAGGAGAAAGATAATCTG attgaaaaactgaaacagcaATTGAATGAAACTATGGAAAAAGcccaagaagagaaggaaaaattg GAACAAAAATATACTGtgcaaataagtgagctggagggACAGTTCCATCAAAAAGCCAGAGAAATTGGCATGATTCAGACAGagctgaaaacaataaaacaattccAGAAGAGGAAAATCCAAGTAGAGAAAGAATTAGATGat ctgaAGGAGGACTTAAGGAACACAGAGCAGAAACATCAGGAGACTCTTAGGAGATTGGAAGGCAGGTTTTTGGAAGAAAAG caccGACTAGAAAAAGAGGCTGAGAAGAAGATAATAATGCTGGCAGACAAAGCCCACCATGAAGCTGTTGT GCAATTGAACAATGCTGGAAGAGCTGTTTTTAAAGAGAATATTTATCTCCAGAAAGCTCTCGCATACCACCTGAAGGAAGCTGATGCTCTACAAAAAAACTCTCAGAAGTTGCAAGAGACTCAGACTTTCCTTTTACAGCAAAAG GAAATCAATGATCTGTTGGTTAAGGAAAAGATAATGCAGCTTACCCAGCAGAGATTAGAAATCCAAACTCTTCAGAAGAAGGTAGTAAGCTTGGACACTGCCCTGAGTTGTATGACCAAAGAGTTTGAGACTGAAGTTTTAAAACTGCAGCAGCAGGCAATGGTAGAGAACCAAGCGGGTCAGATTGAAATTTTCAAGCTGCAGCATCTTCTTCAGATGAAGGACAAGGAAATGAATCGAGTAAAGAAGCTGGCCAAGAACATACTAGATGAAAGAACAGAAGTGGAAAGATTCTTTTTAGATGCTCTACACCAAGTAAAGCAACAGATCCTATTTAGCAGAAAGCATTATAAACAGGTAGCACAAGctgctttcaattttaaaatgagagaggCATGTGCAGGAAGAACAGAATATCCCAAAATCCGAACATTTGATGGCAGAGAGCACAGCACCAACAGTGTGAATCAGGATCTTATGGAGGCCAATAAATG GACAAATATTCAAGGAAATTTGGACATTGGAGATTTGACCTGggagcagaaagagaaagtctTGAGGTTGCTGTTTGCAAAAATGAATGGCTTTGTTCCTAG GAAATACAGCCAGAGTTCTAGACCTCCAGTTCCAGACTATATTGGTCCTGATGATGAAACAACAAAGGAGTTTGG GGATGAAAATAAGCTTCAAGATCAAACCTTCATCACCCAGCAAGTACCAGTCTTAGAATCTACTGGTGAACTGGTGATACCCAATATTCAGAAAGGATCACAAGAGTCTGACATA
- the LOC131751953 gene encoding LOW QUALITY PROTEIN: ubiquitin-associated protein 1-like (The sequence of the model RefSeq protein was modified relative to this genomic sequence to represent the inferred CDS: inserted 2 bases in 1 codon; substituted 1 base at 1 genomic stop codon), with translation MASKKLGADFHGTFSDLDDVPFKIEDKFKTPAKVGLPIGFSLPDCLQVVREVQNGFSLEKKTIEWAEDIKKIQEAQWEAEHKAEEAEAKVNSKSGPEGDSKMRFSKTHSTATMPPPINPILASLQHNSILTPTRVSSSATRQKVLSPPHTKADFDPADFECEEDPFDNVELKTIDEKEELRNILVGTSGPXLLDSNLPRGGSGSVLQDEEVLESLXRATLDFKPLHKPSGFITLPQLGKCEKMLLSSKVSLPPIPAVSNIKSLSFPKLYSDDSSQKTAKMASTFHSTSCLRSGTLRNSLKPSTQSSASELSGHHTLGLSALNLDSGTEVPTLNHSQMPSLSVLSVCTELSPPNTCPTVTPPNSSMSQVPNTPSCPQAYSELQTLFPSERQCVETVTNMGSPYEYVLKAMKKKGENIEQILDYLFAHGRLCEKGFDPLLVEEALEMQQCSKEKMMEFLQLMNKFKEMGFELKDIKEVLLLHNNNQDNALEDLMAQVAAS, from the exons ATGGCTTCAAAGAAGTTGGGTGCAGATTTTCATGGGACTTTCAGTGACCTTGATGATGTCCCATTTAAGATAGAAGACAAATTCAAAACACCAGCTAAAGTTGGTCTACCTATTGGCTTCTCCTTGCCTGACTGTTTGCAGGTTGTCAGAGAAGTACAGAATGGCTTCTCTTTGGAAAAGAAAACCATTGAGTGGGCTGAAGATATTAAGAAAATCCAAGAAGCCCAGTGGGAAGCAGAGCACAAGGCTGAGGAAGCAGAAGCTAAAGTGAATTCTAAGAGTGGCCCAGAGGGTGACAGCAAAATGAGGTTCTCCAAGACTCACAGTACAGCCACAATGCCACCTCCTATCAATCCCATCCTTGCCAGCTTACAGCACAACAGCATCCTCACCCCAACCCGGGTCAGCAGCAGTGCCACAAGACAGAAAGTTCTCAGTCCACCCCACACAAAGGCAGATTTCGATCCTGCTGACTTTGAGTGTGAAGAAGACCCGTTTGATAATGTGGAGTTAAAAA ctattgATGAGAAGGAAGAGCTGAGAAACATTCTGGTAGGAACCAGTGGACC GTTATTGGACAGTAACTTGCCTAGAGGTGGCTCTGGGTCTGTGTTACAGGATGAGGAGGTCCTGGAATCCCTGTAACGGGCAACCCTAGATTTCAAGCCTCTTCACAAACCCAGTGGTTTTATAACATTACCACAGTTGGGCAAATGTGAAAAGATGTTGCTATCTTCCAAAGTGTCCCTCCCCCCAATCCCTGCAGTAAGCAATATCAAGTCCCTGTCCTTCCCCAAACTTTACTCTGATGACAGCAGTCAGAAGACAGCCAAGATGGCAAGCACTTTCCACAGCACATCCTGCCTCCGCAGTGGCACGTTACGGAATTCCCTAAAGCCTTCCACCCAAAGCAGTGCCAGTGAGCTCAGTGGGCATCATACTCTTGGGCTTTCAGCTTTGAACTTGGACAGTGGCACAGAGGTGCCAACCCTGAACCATTCCCAGATGCCTTCCCTCTCTGTCTTGTCTGTGTGCACAGAATTATCACCTCCAAATACCTGTCCCACGGTCACACCTCCTAATTCCTCAATGTCACAAGTGCCCAACACTCCCAGCTGTCCCCAGGCCTATTCTGAACTGCAGACGCTGTTCCCCAGTGAGCGGCAATGTGTGGAGACGGTGACCAACATGGGCTCCCCATATGAGTATGTCTTGAAAGCcatgaagaagaaaggagagaatattGAGCAGATTCTCGACTATCTCTTTGCACATGGACGGCTCTGTGAGAAGGGCTTTGACCCTCTTTTAGTGGAAGAGGCTCTGGAAATGCAGCAGTGttcaaaggaaaagatgatggagTTCCTTCAGTTAATGAACAAATTTAAGGAAATGGGCTTTGAACTGAAAGATATTAAGGAAGTTCTGCTATTACACAACAATAACCAGGACAATGCTTTGGAAGACCTCATGGCTCAGGTGGCAGCCAGCTGA